A single genomic interval of Saccharothrix saharensis harbors:
- a CDS encoding ROK family transcriptional regulator codes for MISEADATATSSWPELPEVARGVLLEVLIHGPLSRAEIATRLRLSRPTLTRVTKALVAQGLLVEGDTRPRASAGRPSEMLHVRGPAHRFLGVKLTADRLFAAVTDLTATSLTTVEEPLRSAAPDDVVARIADVARRFPGLTGIGVTLGGVVLDGLVARDELLRWTDVPLKAAVTGATRVPTAVDNDVQALTAAEHWFGPGAGLTSLAVITVGAGVGTGLIVSGGLVAGSHGLPPHFSHTLVDAAGPQCGCGRRGCVSSYLMTHVMLRRLPGRPTYAEALDRVRAGEPHARQVFDEAGYALGVLIGTVANVIDPQKVLLTGDGLPLYEVSAPLVHDGIEDTYEDDPDLIDLDVRPFDFSEWARSGAALAIKATITGSITDRPRAAPRQALLSSPSNTARASPPGRMPRSASSTRHSRW; via the coding sequence GTGATCTCCGAAGCGGACGCCACCGCCACCTCCTCCTGGCCGGAGCTGCCCGAGGTCGCGCGGGGCGTGCTGCTGGAGGTGCTGATCCACGGCCCGCTGTCCCGGGCCGAGATCGCCACCCGGCTGCGCCTGTCCCGACCGACCCTCACCCGCGTGACCAAGGCGCTGGTGGCACAGGGGTTGCTGGTCGAGGGCGACACGCGACCACGCGCGTCGGCCGGCCGCCCGTCCGAGATGCTGCACGTGCGCGGACCGGCCCACCGCTTCCTCGGCGTGAAGCTGACCGCGGACCGGCTGTTCGCCGCCGTCACCGACCTGACCGCCACCTCGCTGACGACGGTCGAGGAGCCGCTGCGCTCGGCCGCGCCGGACGACGTCGTCGCCCGGATCGCGGACGTCGCGCGCCGGTTCCCCGGTCTCACGGGCATCGGCGTGACGCTCGGCGGGGTGGTGCTGGACGGGCTGGTGGCGCGGGACGAGCTCCTGCGCTGGACCGACGTGCCGCTGAAGGCGGCGGTGACCGGGGCGACCCGCGTGCCCACCGCGGTGGACAACGACGTGCAGGCGCTGACCGCCGCCGAGCACTGGTTCGGTCCCGGCGCGGGTCTGACGTCGCTGGCGGTGATCACCGTCGGCGCGGGCGTCGGCACCGGGCTGATCGTGTCCGGCGGGCTCGTCGCGGGCTCGCACGGCCTGCCGCCCCACTTCAGCCACACCCTGGTCGACGCCGCCGGCCCGCAGTGCGGCTGCGGCCGGCGCGGCTGCGTCTCCAGCTACCTGATGACGCACGTGATGCTGCGCCGGCTGCCGGGCCGGCCGACGTACGCCGAGGCCTTGGACCGGGTCCGCGCCGGCGAACCGCACGCCCGGCAGGTGTTCGACGAGGCCGGCTACGCGCTCGGCGTGCTCATCGGCACGGTGGCCAACGTCATCGACCCGCAGAAGGTCCTCCTGACCGGTGACGGCCTGCCGCTCTACGAGGTGTCGGCACCGCTCGTGCACGACGGCATCGAGGACACCTACGAGGACGACCCGGACCTGATCGACCTGGACGTGCGGCCGTTCGACTTCAGCGAGTGGGCCCGCTCCGGCGCCGCGCTCGCGATCAAGGCCACCATCACCGGATCCATCACCGACCGCCCGCGTGCCGCACCACGTCAAGCGTTGCTCAGCAGCCCTTCGAACACCGCACGCGCCTCACCGCCGGGCCGGATGCCGAGGTCCGCGTCCAGCACCCGCCACAGCCGGTGGTAG
- a CDS encoding lantibiotic dehydratase C-terminal domain-containing protein: protein MTDVVCYYHDPVKAPLLRDAVLPALAEAERAGATGHVERHWLHGPHVRVRLDGPDEVAERVAARLRAHLATHPSTVDFGREVLLARARQNGIAELVPPPYEPIHPDNTVVVEPTDLAALRRLLRSDVLVDLRARCLRMGVPAVRDAVAVTGAGPARVRLALIAMTAHASRFPAGLVNGYHSFLSHLEGFLLHSDPDGVLRDRFAAVWERNAEQVVETVRGVADGTLTTPWVAWTDGTRAAIEEVFDRGELPTAYSAHLGERAVELGEEEAIRRWHRDHADRISDYHARLREVDFDHPDYQRPVTVYRFGTNMLYQLLAVCDVTPVERYLAASLVVRAVQRITGIGWDEHVAQMVKVAR, encoded by the coding sequence GTGACCGACGTCGTCTGCTACTACCACGACCCGGTGAAGGCGCCGTTGCTCCGCGACGCCGTGCTGCCCGCGCTCGCGGAAGCCGAACGCGCCGGCGCCACCGGGCACGTGGAGCGGCACTGGTTGCACGGACCGCACGTGCGGGTCCGGTTGGACGGGCCGGACGAGGTCGCGGAACGGGTCGCGGCACGGCTGCGCGCGCACCTGGCGACACATCCGTCCACCGTGGACTTCGGACGCGAGGTGCTGTTGGCGCGGGCGAGGCAGAACGGGATCGCCGAGCTCGTGCCGCCGCCGTACGAGCCGATCCACCCCGACAACACCGTGGTCGTCGAACCGACGGACCTCGCTGCGCTGCGGCGGTTGCTGCGGTCGGACGTGCTGGTCGACCTGCGCGCCCGGTGCCTGCGGATGGGCGTGCCCGCGGTCCGGGACGCCGTGGCCGTGACCGGCGCCGGCCCGGCGCGCGTGCGGCTCGCCCTGATCGCGATGACGGCGCACGCGAGCCGGTTCCCGGCGGGCCTGGTCAACGGCTACCACTCGTTCCTGTCGCACCTGGAGGGTTTCCTGCTGCACAGCGATCCCGACGGCGTGCTGCGCGACCGGTTCGCGGCCGTGTGGGAGCGCAACGCCGAGCAGGTGGTGGAAACCGTGCGCGGTGTCGCCGACGGCACGCTCACCACGCCGTGGGTCGCCTGGACGGACGGCACGCGCGCGGCCATCGAGGAGGTGTTCGACCGCGGCGAGCTGCCCACCGCGTACTCGGCCCACCTCGGTGAGCGCGCGGTGGAGCTGGGCGAGGAGGAGGCGATCCGGCGCTGGCACCGCGACCACGCCGACCGGATCAGCGACTACCACGCCCGGTTGCGGGAGGTGGACTTCGACCACCCGGACTACCAGCGGCCGGTCACGGTGTACCGGTTCGGCACGAACATGCTCTACCAATTGCTGGCGGTGTGCGACGTGACGCCGGTCGAGCGCTACCTCGCCGCGAGCCTGGTCGTGCGGGCGGTGCAGCGGATCACCGGCATCGGGTGGGACGAGCACGTGGCGCAGATGGTGAAGGTGGCGCGATGA
- a CDS encoding TOMM precursor leader peptide-binding protein — protein MTVRVVELAEYSLGELDGVGADGPVLPVRFDGALALIGPVSDGVCAGCAEDARLAALGPSAPRGDRRMRLGGLASPALRPLLAALVERVSGDPAAYRDKVLAVRTDLGTVGEHRVRPRPGGCPRCGPLPDDGPEAVVREHVPVVPGTLRGPNPLTGGDALKRELFDLRHGPVGGMHRIGDLTVAAVSAELGGGQAGFGRTGDYAEAERVALYEAVERHAGMRPRRVTTVLEASYAELGDRALDPVRLGLPDHESPHVVPYHPDVRTRWVHGWSYTRGRPVAVPEHVAYWGHGEGARFVDETSNGCGTGNSLTEAVLYGLFEVAERDAFLTAWYGRVPLRSLRVRDDVTAHLADRLEQLGYRLELYDATNDLGVPSVLSLARSPRRPHAFFAAGAGLDPDAAMRSAAAEVAMDVEAGAKRYRVEPDDYDPERLRRLLREPRLVRSMDDHVNVNGLAEAAERYDFLVPGPEVALPVPDVPRDDLDAVLEHYVRKWEALDLEVIAVDQSDPVVRDRLGLHSAKVIVPGTAPMTFGELNRRTHGIPRLRLAGTPLPHPFP, from the coding sequence GTGACCGTGCGGGTGGTGGAACTGGCCGAGTACTCGCTCGGCGAGCTGGACGGCGTCGGCGCGGACGGTCCGGTGCTGCCGGTGCGGTTCGACGGCGCGCTGGCGTTGATCGGACCGGTGTCGGACGGGGTGTGCGCGGGGTGCGCCGAGGACGCGCGACTCGCCGCGCTCGGCCCGTCCGCGCCCCGCGGTGACCGGCGGATGCGGTTGGGCGGCCTGGCTTCCCCGGCGTTGCGGCCGTTGCTCGCGGCGCTGGTCGAACGGGTGTCCGGAGACCCGGCGGCGTACCGCGACAAGGTGCTGGCGGTGCGGACCGACCTGGGCACGGTGGGCGAGCACCGGGTCCGGCCGCGGCCCGGTGGCTGCCCGAGGTGCGGGCCGTTGCCGGACGACGGACCGGAGGCCGTCGTGCGCGAGCACGTCCCGGTGGTGCCGGGGACGTTGCGCGGCCCCAACCCGCTCACCGGCGGCGACGCGCTCAAGCGGGAGCTGTTCGACCTCCGGCACGGCCCGGTCGGCGGGATGCACCGCATCGGCGACCTGACCGTGGCCGCGGTGAGCGCGGAGCTGGGCGGCGGGCAGGCCGGGTTCGGCCGCACCGGCGACTACGCCGAGGCCGAACGGGTCGCGCTGTACGAAGCCGTGGAACGGCACGCGGGCATGCGGCCGCGGCGCGTCACCACGGTTTTGGAGGCGTCCTACGCCGAGCTGGGCGACCGTGCGCTGGACCCCGTGCGGCTCGGCCTGCCGGATCACGAGTCGCCGCACGTCGTGCCGTACCACCCGGACGTGCGGACCCGGTGGGTGCACGGCTGGTCGTACACGCGGGGACGGCCGGTCGCCGTGCCCGAGCACGTGGCGTACTGGGGTCACGGCGAGGGCGCGCGGTTCGTGGACGAGACGTCCAACGGGTGCGGCACCGGCAACAGCCTCACGGAAGCGGTGCTGTACGGGCTGTTCGAGGTCGCCGAGCGGGACGCGTTCCTCACGGCCTGGTACGGCCGGGTGCCGCTGCGGAGCCTGCGCGTGCGCGACGACGTCACCGCGCACCTGGCGGACCGGCTGGAGCAACTCGGCTACCGGCTGGAGCTGTACGACGCCACCAACGACCTGGGCGTGCCGTCGGTGCTGTCGTTGGCGCGCTCGCCTCGCCGTCCGCACGCGTTCTTCGCCGCCGGGGCGGGGCTGGACCCGGACGCGGCGATGCGGTCGGCGGCGGCCGAGGTGGCGATGGACGTGGAGGCGGGTGCGAAGCGCTACCGCGTCGAGCCCGACGACTACGACCCGGAACGGCTGCGGCGGTTGCTGCGGGAACCCCGGCTGGTCCGGAGCATGGACGACCACGTGAACGTCAACGGGCTGGCGGAGGCCGCCGAGCGGTACGACTTCCTCGTGCCCGGCCCGGAGGTGGCGCTGCCGGTGCCGGACGTGCCGCGGGACGACCTGGACGCCGTGCTGGAGCACTACGTGCGCAAGTGGGAGGCGTTGGACCTGGAGGTGATCGCGGTCGACCAGAGCGACCCGGTGGTGCGGGACCGGCTCGGCCTGCACTCGGCCAAGGTGATCGTGCCCGGCACCGCGCCGATGACGTTCGGCGAGCTGAACCGGCGCACGCACGGCATACCTCGGCTGCGCCTCGCCGGTACCCCACTGCCCCACCCGTTCCCGTGA
- a CDS encoding cellulose binding domain-containing protein, translated as MRCRTAMRSRIALIGAALLVVGADGQPFAMRAWNAAIASNGSTVTARDASYDGTLAAGGSTSFGFTASSRTADTAPAVSAVRELTGPTGARSRPRAPVVTRTGWTPPAGTCGPARAPVTR; from the coding sequence ATGAGGTGTCGAACAGCCATGAGAAGCAGGATCGCCCTGATCGGAGCCGCGCTGCTGGTCGTCGGGGCCGACGGGCAGCCGTTCGCAATGCGCGCCTGGAACGCCGCGATCGCCAGCAACGGGTCCACGGTGACGGCACGCGACGCGAGCTACGACGGCACCCTCGCCGCCGGCGGCAGCACCTCGTTCGGCTTCACGGCGTCGTCGCGGACCGCGGACACCGCCCCGGCGGTGTCCGCGGTCCGCGAGCTGACCGGTCCCACCGGTGCGCGGAGCCGTCCCCGCGCACCGGTGGTCACTCGAACCGGATGGACTCCGCCCGCGGGTACTTGCGGCCCGGCGCGGGCACCGGTGACCCGGTGA
- a CDS encoding NYN domain-containing protein: MRIGVFYDGTWFAYLSDYYATAHPRAARIALDGLHDALRWYLHTETGTAFEDCLVHEAHYVRGRIETPAASFDAALAAAGVTRHDLPLHGGKEKGVDVHFALEAWELATTVPLRWVVLITGDADFTPLATRLTGRGVGVVVPVVDDRSTDQVPERVPRTAAPLRAAATLTPTFDDLFAPGDRAGYPLRRPFVRSGEVVASPAGAPRGRRRGTVTGWKAGQPHGFITDSRGNSWYASRDDLPVGVAMLPTGTPVSFTGSPVPAPGRKYPRAESIRFE; this comes from the coding sequence GTGCGCATCGGGGTGTTCTACGACGGGACGTGGTTCGCCTACCTGAGCGACTACTACGCCACCGCCCATCCGCGGGCGGCGCGGATCGCGCTGGACGGCCTGCACGACGCGTTGCGCTGGTACCTGCACACCGAGACCGGGACCGCGTTCGAGGACTGCCTGGTGCACGAGGCGCACTACGTCCGCGGCCGCATCGAGACGCCCGCGGCGTCGTTCGACGCGGCCCTGGCCGCCGCCGGCGTCACCCGGCACGACCTGCCGCTGCACGGCGGCAAGGAGAAGGGCGTCGACGTCCACTTCGCACTCGAGGCGTGGGAGCTCGCGACCACCGTGCCGCTGCGGTGGGTCGTGCTGATCACCGGTGACGCCGACTTCACGCCGCTGGCCACCCGGCTGACCGGGCGCGGCGTGGGCGTGGTGGTGCCGGTGGTGGACGACCGGTCCACCGATCAGGTGCCCGAGCGGGTGCCGCGCACCGCCGCGCCGCTGCGGGCGGCGGCCACCCTCACCCCGACGTTCGACGACCTGTTCGCGCCCGGCGACCGCGCCGGCTACCCGTTGCGCCGGCCGTTCGTGCGGTCCGGCGAGGTGGTCGCCTCCCCCGCCGGCGCGCCGCGCGGCCGTCGGCGGGGGACGGTGACCGGTTGGAAGGCCGGGCAGCCGCACGGGTTCATCACCGACAGCCGCGGCAACTCCTGGTACGCCTCGCGCGACGACCTGCCCGTGGGGGTCGCGATGCTGCCCACGGGCACGCCCGTGTCGTTCACCGGGTCACCGGTGCCCGCGCCGGGCCGCAAGTACCCGCGGGCGGAGTCCATCCGGTTCGAGTGA
- a CDS encoding lantibiotic dehydratase, giving the protein MADDRTTTELAPYALVRVAALAHPRPAGSDFRAGLAAVVAAESRIAALAPDLADALHDSARGHSPAFHRNVVLPLRRDVHNGRVPRPAAWGTLPQRVPLLARWLAAHEELARAVDAVLAAWPGGLAASRRWLAEVCATDELRRASVLTGPDLLHGLDRTARGRGEPDRKARKAEPTVLRYALRATAKTSPLSWYTHVGWGVWGDGPWPGAEPVSHPAVHRLLVTRLVDALGPRLPHRLAPGLRERDGRLLFRRDVPVEGVGRAAVAREEEVDVAATRPLRFVLDVVREAGPDGLPLDRVTAALAAKLARPDAAAAFVARVLDLGLLVPVSPIHPQDPDAVGSLASWLAPTDGDTARRLTALATTTAAFGRADPPTRAAVLAQLSAGWRDLGERVGADLTGVTPVVEDVVLPQPVPVPPGAAPALTRLTPLLVAFDQHVLLRRLIRTRFVERFGRGGAATLADSSGPLSRAWQESMDTDAVADPDVRAVVEAREKLAGQVHDGVVTDDVLRSAADLLPPWATRRPGSYGFFAQPTEDGRLVVNRVYAGFGKFTSRFLDLLPGARDAVTRQVRRHTADPVQFRPVRGFNANLHPLLGAREVGEDARWADLAADELEVRHDPVADEVRVTHRGVPLDVLYLGFLIPLALPDRQVALYSDLACGWVDLDRLRTATTEGGVTTRGRLTCGDVVLARRCWDFAAPPTVGAEERAALDVARLRARHGVPEHVFVGPDRGPATADAYQRALTAGKPQYADLGDPLHLRCLPRLLARFPDGVRLTEALPVPGAGRVVELIAETYWRAT; this is encoded by the coding sequence ATGGCCGACGACCGCACCACCACCGAACTGGCGCCGTACGCGCTGGTCCGGGTGGCCGCGCTCGCGCACCCACGACCGGCCGGGTCGGACTTCCGGGCGGGTCTGGCCGCGGTGGTCGCCGCCGAGTCCCGGATCGCGGCGCTCGCGCCCGACCTCGCCGACGCCCTGCACGACAGCGCCCGCGGCCACTCCCCCGCGTTCCACCGGAACGTCGTGCTGCCGTTGCGCCGTGACGTGCACAACGGCCGTGTCCCGCGACCGGCGGCGTGGGGCACGTTGCCGCAACGGGTGCCGTTGTTGGCGCGGTGGTTGGCGGCGCACGAGGAGTTGGCACGCGCGGTGGACGCGGTGCTGGCCGCGTGGCCGGGCGGACTCGCGGCGTCACGCCGGTGGCTCGCGGAGGTGTGTGCCACCGATGAGCTGCGCCGCGCGAGCGTGCTGACCGGACCGGACCTGTTGCACGGCCTGGACCGCACCGCGCGGGGCCGCGGCGAGCCGGACCGCAAGGCGCGCAAGGCCGAGCCGACCGTGCTGCGGTACGCGCTGCGCGCGACGGCCAAGACCAGCCCCCTGTCCTGGTACACCCACGTCGGTTGGGGCGTGTGGGGCGACGGGCCGTGGCCGGGCGCCGAGCCGGTGTCGCACCCGGCGGTGCACCGGCTGCTGGTGACGAGGCTCGTGGACGCCCTGGGGCCGCGGCTGCCGCACCGGCTCGCGCCGGGGCTGCGGGAACGCGACGGCCGCCTGCTGTTCCGCCGGGACGTGCCGGTCGAGGGCGTCGGTCGGGCCGCGGTGGCCCGTGAGGAAGAGGTGGACGTCGCGGCGACCCGGCCCCTGCGGTTCGTGCTCGACGTCGTGCGGGAGGCCGGGCCGGACGGGCTGCCGCTCGACCGGGTCACCGCGGCGCTGGCGGCGAAGCTGGCCCGTCCGGACGCGGCGGCGGCGTTCGTGGCGCGGGTCCTGGACCTGGGGCTGCTGGTGCCGGTGTCCCCGATCCACCCGCAGGACCCCGACGCGGTGGGCTCGCTGGCGTCCTGGTTGGCGCCGACCGACGGCGACACCGCCCGCCGGCTGACCGCGCTGGCCACGACCACCGCCGCGTTCGGCCGCGCCGACCCGCCGACCCGCGCGGCCGTGCTGGCGCAGCTCTCCGCCGGCTGGCGCGACCTCGGGGAGCGGGTCGGGGCGGACCTGACCGGCGTGACGCCGGTGGTCGAGGACGTCGTGCTGCCCCAGCCGGTGCCCGTGCCACCGGGGGCCGCGCCCGCGCTGACCCGCCTCACCCCGTTGCTGGTGGCGTTCGACCAGCACGTGCTGCTGCGCCGGCTGATCCGGACCAGGTTCGTCGAGCGGTTCGGCCGGGGCGGTGCCGCAACGCTCGCCGACTCCTCCGGGCCGCTGTCCCGGGCGTGGCAGGAGTCGATGGACACCGACGCGGTGGCCGACCCGGACGTCCGCGCGGTCGTCGAGGCGCGCGAGAAGCTGGCCGGGCAGGTGCACGACGGCGTGGTCACCGACGACGTGCTGCGCTCCGCCGCCGACCTGCTGCCGCCGTGGGCGACCCGCCGCCCCGGCTCGTACGGCTTCTTCGCCCAGCCGACCGAGGACGGGCGGCTCGTGGTCAACCGGGTCTACGCCGGGTTCGGCAAGTTCACCAGCCGCTTCCTCGACCTGCTGCCCGGCGCGCGTGACGCGGTGACGCGCCAGGTGCGCCGCCACACCGCCGACCCGGTGCAGTTCCGCCCGGTGCGGGGCTTCAACGCCAACCTGCACCCGTTGCTGGGGGCGCGCGAGGTGGGCGAGGACGCCCGGTGGGCCGACCTCGCGGCCGACGAGCTGGAGGTGCGGCACGACCCCGTGGCCGACGAGGTGCGGGTGACGCACCGCGGCGTCCCGCTCGACGTGCTGTACCTGGGTTTCCTGATCCCGCTGGCGCTGCCGGACCGGCAGGTGGCGCTGTACTCCGACCTGGCCTGCGGGTGGGTGGACCTCGACCGGCTGCGCACCGCCACCACCGAGGGTGGTGTGACCACGCGGGGTCGCCTGACCTGCGGTGATGTCGTGCTGGCCCGTCGTTGCTGGGACTTCGCCGCGCCGCCGACGGTCGGCGCGGAGGAACGGGCCGCGCTGGACGTGGCCCGGTTGCGCGCCCGGCACGGGGTGCCGGAGCACGTCTTCGTCGGCCCGGACCGGGGACCGGCGACGGCCGACGCCTACCAACGCGCGCTCACGGCGGGCAAGCCGCAGTACGCGGACCTGGGCGACCCGCTGCACCTGCGCTGCCTGCCCCGGCTGTTGGCGAGGTTCCCGGACGGCGTGCGGCTGACCGAGGCGCTGCCCGTGCCCGGCGCCGGGCGGGTGGTCGAACTGATCGCGGAAACGTACTGGAGGGCCACGTGA
- a CDS encoding DMT family transporter — protein sequence MGIAILCALTGAVLSAVGAALQFRGVRDVGDLTVRRFTRLAGSRRWLLGFAVLFVAAALQILALALAPVTVVAPLAVLSLPIIAAIGVRRVTRGFAVAVMAATGGVATFVALAARSAVATDVPPAVALRAGQVVAGAVGVFVLVAALRSGTARALALAAGAGAAYGLVAVLVRDVATSLPRVPWVSFVGLALAFLVGASLVQLGYASGPADLVVAGQTVVNPIVAAWIGMVLLDETPDAGRGTLIALVTSAAVSLTGIAAIARFHRRRPAGQATTGHP from the coding sequence GTGGGGATCGCGATCCTGTGCGCGCTGACCGGGGCCGTGCTGAGCGCGGTGGGCGCCGCGTTGCAGTTCCGCGGCGTCCGGGACGTCGGCGACCTCACCGTGCGCAGGTTCACCCGGCTGGCGGGCAGCCGTCGGTGGCTGCTCGGGTTCGCGGTGCTGTTCGTCGCCGCGGCGCTGCAGATCCTGGCGCTCGCGTTGGCGCCGGTGACGGTCGTGGCTCCGCTCGCCGTGCTGTCGCTGCCGATCATCGCGGCGATCGGCGTGCGCCGGGTGACGCGGGGGTTCGCGGTGGCCGTGATGGCGGCGACGGGCGGCGTGGCCACGTTCGTCGCGCTCGCCGCCCGGTCGGCCGTGGCGACGGATGTGCCGCCCGCGGTGGCGCTGCGGGCCGGGCAGGTCGTCGCCGGTGCGGTCGGCGTGTTCGTCCTCGTCGCGGCCCTGCGCAGCGGGACGGCCCGTGCCCTGGCGCTGGCCGCCGGTGCGGGTGCGGCGTACGGCCTGGTCGCCGTGCTGGTGCGGGACGTGGCCACCTCGCTGCCGCGAGTGCCGTGGGTGTCGTTCGTCGGGTTGGCGCTGGCGTTCCTGGTCGGCGCGTCGCTGGTGCAACTCGGTTACGCGAGCGGCCCGGCCGACCTCGTGGTCGCCGGGCAGACCGTGGTGAACCCGATCGTCGCCGCCTGGATCGGCATGGTGCTGCTGGACGAGACCCCGGACGCGGGCCGCGGCACGCTGATCGCCTTGGTCACGAGCGCCGCCGTGTCGCTGACGGGTATCGCCGCCATCGCCCGCTTCCACCGGCGCCGGCCGGCCGGGCAGGCGACCACCGGTCACCCGTGA
- a CDS encoding AfsR/SARP family transcriptional regulator yields the protein MSICSTSRVQRDIDVRLLGGPAVSGPRAADVVPGGVKSRTLLTALALDAGSAVSTERLMDYLWEKEPPRSALKNLQLYASRLRRCLDTANAGFSRLLVHVGHGYRLDVPAEAVDVLCAGGLLRRGVTCLRQGDPCGAATALTAALGCWPVDGLVGLVPSGPATAVAALWRERRIAAVEHLATAKVALGAWEDAVDLLAPHASAHPTRESLQVLLMRALVHLGDRVGAIDVYHRLWRVLDADLGIRPGGEARAVFEGLLSNA from the coding sequence GTGTCGATCTGTTCGACGTCGCGCGTGCAACGGGACATCGACGTCCGGCTGTTAGGCGGGCCCGCCGTGAGCGGGCCGAGGGCGGCCGACGTGGTGCCCGGAGGGGTGAAGTCGCGGACGTTGTTGACCGCGCTGGCGCTGGACGCGGGGTCGGCCGTGTCCACAGAGCGCCTGATGGACTACTTGTGGGAGAAGGAACCGCCGCGCAGCGCGCTCAAGAACCTCCAGCTGTACGCGTCACGGCTGCGTCGCTGCCTGGACACCGCGAACGCCGGCTTCTCCCGGCTGCTGGTCCACGTCGGCCACGGCTACCGGCTCGACGTGCCCGCCGAGGCCGTGGACGTGCTGTGCGCGGGCGGGTTGCTGCGCCGCGGTGTGACGTGCCTGCGGCAGGGCGATCCCTGCGGCGCGGCCACCGCGCTGACGGCTGCCCTGGGGTGCTGGCCGGTGGACGGCCTGGTCGGGTTGGTGCCCTCCGGTCCGGCCACGGCGGTGGCGGCGTTGTGGCGGGAACGCCGGATCGCCGCCGTGGAGCACCTGGCGACGGCGAAGGTCGCGCTGGGCGCGTGGGAGGACGCCGTCGACCTCCTCGCACCGCACGCGTCCGCCCACCCGACCCGGGAGTCGTTGCAGGTGCTGCTGATGCGCGCCCTGGTGCACCTGGGCGACCGGGTGGGCGCGATCGACGTCTACCACCGGCTGTGGCGGGTGCTGGACGCGGACCTCGGCATCCGGCCCGGCGGTGAGGCGCGTGCGGTGTTCGAAGGGCTGCTGAGCAACGCTTGA
- a CDS encoding thiazolylpeptide-type bacteriocin: MDLTFDDSELDLGDLAVTAMRDAVALPETGASAAACSCSGTSCCCCQQPELPAQG, encoded by the coding sequence ATGGACCTGACCTTCGACGACTCGGAGCTCGACCTCGGCGACCTGGCCGTCACCGCGATGCGTGACGCGGTGGCCCTGCCGGAGACCGGCGCCTCGGCGGCGGCGTGCTCGTGCAGCGGCACCTCGTGCTGTTGCTGCCAGCAGCCGGAGCTGCCCGCGCAGGGCTGA